A window of the Lysinibacillus irui genome harbors these coding sequences:
- a CDS encoding CoA-acylating methylmalonate-semialdehyde dehydrogenase: MTVQQEMKTLTHFIKGEEVAGTSGRFTEVYNPSTGEVIARVPLASKDEVKHAIQLAKEAFPAWKKTSIGKRVEVLHRFRQLLVERQDKLINMICQESGKTREDAKGEIVRGIESVDMAISAPQMLKGEYSVNVGGNINAFSAKSPLGVVATIAPFNFPVMVPLAITSMAVAVGNAVILKPSERVPISALYLSQLWKEAGLPDGIWTVVNGDKEAVDELLENKEIQAISFVGSTPVAEYIYQTGTKHNKRVAAFGGGKNFMIVMPDANLEQTANAFLGAAYGAASQRCMAISGALVVGKDTEQRFTEILKHKISQLKVGPYTEQDVDFGPVITKQSKETIIRYIDGAVTEGANLVIDGRHPKVCETSNGFYLGPTLLNNVTPEMTIFKEEVFGPARIVVGVDTLQEAIDLINDHELGNGVTMFTSSGAAARRFQEEIEVGMVGVNVPIPIPVGYHNFGGWKRSKFGEGHMFGPDQARFFTKAKTISERWPDETEDTTSSFAFPSNNDAKS; encoded by the coding sequence ATGACAGTTCAGCAAGAAATGAAAACGCTAACACATTTTATTAAAGGTGAAGAGGTAGCCGGTACAAGTGGTCGATTCACAGAAGTGTATAACCCATCCACAGGTGAGGTCATTGCAAGAGTACCTCTTGCTTCAAAAGATGAAGTAAAGCATGCTATTCAGCTTGCAAAAGAGGCCTTCCCAGCATGGAAAAAGACATCAATAGGTAAACGAGTAGAAGTGCTACATCGTTTCCGTCAATTGTTAGTAGAAAGACAGGATAAGCTAATCAATATGATTTGTCAGGAAAGTGGTAAAACAAGGGAAGATGCAAAAGGTGAGATTGTTCGTGGTATTGAATCAGTTGATATGGCAATCAGTGCACCCCAAATGCTAAAAGGGGAGTATTCCGTCAATGTAGGTGGAAATATTAATGCTTTTTCTGCCAAATCGCCACTCGGCGTAGTAGCAACCATTGCACCATTTAATTTCCCTGTTATGGTACCACTTGCTATTACAAGTATGGCAGTTGCTGTAGGGAATGCCGTTATATTAAAGCCGTCTGAGCGCGTTCCTATTTCTGCCTTATATTTAAGCCAATTATGGAAAGAGGCAGGACTTCCAGATGGTATTTGGACAGTGGTTAATGGAGATAAAGAGGCAGTCGATGAACTATTAGAAAACAAAGAGATTCAAGCAATTTCATTTGTTGGGTCAACGCCTGTTGCTGAATATATCTATCAAACTGGAACAAAACACAATAAACGAGTTGCAGCATTTGGCGGTGGAAAGAATTTCATGATTGTTATGCCAGATGCCAACTTAGAACAAACAGCCAATGCCTTTTTAGGAGCCGCATATGGTGCAGCCTCTCAGCGCTGTATGGCTATTTCAGGTGCACTTGTTGTAGGTAAGGATACGGAACAACGTTTTACAGAAATATTGAAACATAAAATATCTCAACTTAAGGTAGGGCCATATACAGAGCAAGATGTCGACTTTGGCCCAGTCATTACTAAACAATCGAAGGAAACAATTATACGTTATATCGATGGGGCAGTCACTGAAGGAGCAAATCTTGTCATCGACGGTAGACATCCAAAAGTATGCGAAACGTCTAATGGTTTTTATCTTGGTCCAACACTACTGAACAATGTGACACCAGAAATGACGATCTTTAAAGAAGAGGTTTTTGGACCAGCGCGTATTGTAGTAGGTGTAGATACATTACAAGAAGCGATTGATCTCATAAATGACCATGAACTTGGTAATGGTGTAACCATGTTTACAAGCAGTGGAGCAGCAGCACGTAGATTCCAAGAAGAAATAGAAGTTGGCATGGTAGGGGTTAATGTACCAATACCAATTCCTGTTGGCTATCACAACTTTGGGGGATGGAAACGCTCTAAATTTGGTGAGGGGCATATGTTTGGACCAGATCAAGCGAGATTCTTTACAAAAGCAAAAACCATTTCTGAACGCTGGCCAGATGAAACTGAGGATACAACAAGTTCCTTTGCATTCCCAAGCAATAACGACGCGAAAAGCTAA
- a CDS encoding aspartate aminotransferase family protein, producing MTQTNLKSDVLTKDEQYVWHSMKPYNPQATYVVEKSDGARIIDTDGVEYIDAMAGLWCVNVGYGRKELADAAHEQMMKNAYAPLSQGHLPAVELAEKLNDMLGGDYVIFFSNSGSEANETAFKIARQYHQQKGQSSRYKIVSRYRAYHGNSFGALAATGQAERKYKYEPLSPGFIHVAPPDQYREYESDTIAPLDLASVKAVDKTMTWELGDTIAAMILEPIITGGGVIMPPENYLKGIEAVCKKHGALMIVDEVICGFGRTGKPFGFMNYGVKPDIITMAKGITSAYLPLSATAVKREIYEAFTGSDAYGYFRHVNTFGGSPVACAVALKNIEILEQEALFERSKEVGAATLQSLQQELQHHSNVGDVRGKGLLIGIELVVDKVSKDPLPVEKVNTVIAKCKEQGVIIGKNGATVAGFNNVLTLSPPLNISKEDLERILEVVVDSINQL from the coding sequence ATGACGCAGACAAATCTTAAAAGTGATGTATTAACAAAGGATGAGCAATATGTATGGCATTCAATGAAACCGTACAATCCACAAGCCACATATGTAGTGGAGAAATCTGATGGTGCCAGAATTATTGATACAGATGGTGTGGAATATATTGATGCGATGGCTGGGCTATGGTGTGTCAATGTTGGCTATGGACGTAAAGAATTAGCCGATGCTGCACATGAGCAAATGATGAAAAATGCGTATGCTCCCTTATCCCAGGGGCATTTGCCAGCAGTCGAACTAGCCGAAAAGCTAAATGACATGCTTGGTGGAGATTACGTAATTTTCTTCTCTAATAGCGGTTCAGAGGCGAATGAAACAGCTTTTAAAATAGCTCGACAATACCACCAGCAAAAGGGACAAAGCTCTCGCTATAAAATTGTCTCTCGCTACCGTGCTTATCATGGGAACTCATTCGGTGCATTAGCGGCAACAGGGCAGGCGGAGCGCAAATATAAATATGAGCCACTATCACCTGGGTTTATCCATGTTGCACCACCTGATCAATATCGCGAGTATGAAAGTGATACTATTGCCCCGTTAGATTTAGCGAGTGTAAAGGCTGTAGACAAAACGATGACATGGGAGCTAGGCGATACCATTGCCGCCATGATCTTAGAGCCCATTATTACAGGTGGCGGTGTTATTATGCCACCGGAAAACTATTTAAAAGGCATTGAGGCAGTATGTAAAAAACACGGTGCTTTAATGATTGTCGATGAAGTTATTTGTGGCTTCGGTCGTACAGGGAAGCCTTTTGGATTTATGAATTATGGAGTAAAGCCAGATATTATTACGATGGCTAAAGGAATTACAAGTGCCTACTTACCACTATCTGCTACTGCGGTAAAACGCGAAATTTATGAGGCGTTTACAGGTTCTGATGCATACGGCTATTTCCGCCATGTGAATACATTTGGCGGCTCCCCAGTGGCATGTGCAGTAGCATTGAAGAATATTGAAATTCTTGAACAAGAAGCATTGTTCGAGCGATCCAAAGAAGTGGGCGCTGCCACATTACAATCTTTACAACAAGAATTGCAGCATCATTCAAATGTTGGAGATGTGCGAGGAAAAGGCTTATTGATTGGGATTGAATTAGTTGTAGATAAAGTCTCGAAAGATCCTTTACCGGTGGAAAAGGTGAATACTGTCATTGCGAAATGTAAAGAGCAAGGGGTCATCATTGGGAAAAATGGGGCAACCGTTGCAGGGTTTAATAATGTTTTAACATTATCTCCACCACTTAATATTTCAAAAGAAGATCTGGAACGCATACTTGAGGTTGTTGTGGATAGTATAAATCAGCTGTAA